A region of Prochlorococcus marinus subsp. pastoris str. CCMP1986 DNA encodes the following proteins:
- the mnmE gene encoding tRNA uridine-5-carboxymethylaminomethyl(34) synthesis GTPase MnmE, translated as MESIIDTEDTIAAIASAVSLGKGGIAVIRVSGEEAINSCKNIVETKSKYAWESHRVFHGFIKDNLENKFIDEILITVMHSPNSFTGEDIVELHCHGGVIVVNKVIETLLSNNTGVRIANPGEFSQRAFLNGKIDLTQAESINQLINAKNLKSAEIAFNGVKGEIKKKIDIIKNDLIEQLSEIEARVDFEEDFSEFNYNDFSRNIKIIKEKIKILIENSKRGAHIHNGISIALIGKTNVGKSSLLNLLSKKEKAIVTSIPGTTRDIIEVNLTIKDIPIKIIDTAGIRETDEYIENIGIDKSFEMIQNSDYIIYLYSLEEGLNKDDEKIISKIPQEKLITILGNKKDLIDSKKVNKKNLSNSVLMSIKNDEGEKELVEKIVKKCGSKEFENIDIFLNERQISNLTDCLKNLNDTDPIIANKLPFDLLSIEVRDGIKNLSRITGQELTEDLLNNIFSKFCIGK; from the coding sequence ATGGAATCAATTATCGATACTGAGGATACAATAGCAGCTATAGCTTCGGCTGTAAGTCTAGGTAAAGGAGGAATTGCAGTTATAAGAGTATCAGGGGAAGAAGCAATAAATTCCTGTAAAAATATTGTAGAAACAAAATCTAAATATGCTTGGGAGTCTCACAGAGTTTTTCATGGCTTTATAAAAGATAATTTAGAAAATAAATTTATAGATGAAATTTTAATTACAGTTATGCATTCTCCTAATAGTTTCACTGGAGAAGATATTGTTGAATTGCACTGTCATGGAGGAGTAATTGTTGTAAATAAAGTGATTGAGACATTGTTATCAAATAATACTGGAGTAAGGATTGCAAATCCAGGAGAATTTAGTCAAAGAGCATTTCTTAATGGCAAAATAGATTTAACTCAAGCAGAATCAATTAATCAATTGATTAATGCAAAAAATCTTAAATCAGCCGAAATAGCTTTTAATGGAGTAAAGGGAGAAATAAAGAAAAAGATTGATATTATTAAAAATGATTTAATTGAGCAATTATCAGAAATAGAGGCAAGAGTAGATTTTGAAGAAGATTTTTCAGAATTTAATTATAATGATTTTTCTAGAAATATTAAAATTATAAAAGAAAAAATAAAAATCCTTATAGAAAATTCAAAAAGGGGGGCGCATATTCATAATGGAATATCAATTGCTCTTATTGGCAAAACCAATGTCGGGAAAAGTTCTCTTTTAAATCTTCTCTCAAAAAAAGAAAAAGCAATAGTTACTAGTATTCCAGGAACAACTAGAGATATAATTGAAGTGAATTTGACTATAAAAGATATACCAATAAAAATAATAGATACAGCTGGCATTAGAGAAACCGATGAATATATAGAAAATATTGGAATTGATAAAAGCTTTGAAATGATTCAAAACTCAGACTATATAATCTATTTATATAGTCTTGAAGAAGGATTAAATAAGGATGATGAGAAAATCATAAGCAAAATTCCACAAGAAAAATTGATTACAATCTTGGGGAATAAAAAAGATTTAATTGATTCAAAAAAAGTAAATAAAAAAAATTTATCGAACTCTGTTTTAATGAGTATTAAAAATGATGAAGGCGAAAAAGAACTAGTCGAAAAGATAGTTAAAAAATGTGGATCAAAAGAATTTGAAAATATAGATATTTTTTTAAATGAAAGACAAATATCAAACCTAACGGATTGCCTAAAAAATTTAAATGATACTGATCCAATAATTGCTAATAAATTACCTTTCGATTTATTATCAATTGAAGTTAGAGATGGAATAAAAAACTTATCTAGAATTACAGGTCAAGAATTAACTGAAGATCTACTAAATAATATTTTTTCCAAATTTTGTATAGGTAAATAA
- a CDS encoding MBL fold metallo-hydrolase: MSIIKIKKFFLFILFLFLIPSSAMAGDLLLKSLGHGSFLIKGREKSVLINPFKAIGCASDLNEPKDINADFILASSKLADEGYNPNDQLMFVEPGVYKFEDILLNGIEVPHDRVGGRRFGMATVWSWEQNNLKIVHMGGAAGEMDINSQIILSRPDILFISIGGGLKSYNGSEASDIVKTLKPSIVVPVHFRRGKNISDNCDFSNADFFLENMQDFRIKYLGKSFEINSKRIDKNTIYIFKD; this comes from the coding sequence ATGAGTATTATCAAAATTAAAAAATTTTTCCTTTTTATATTATTTTTATTTTTAATACCCTCATCCGCTATGGCAGGTGATTTGTTATTAAAAAGTTTAGGTCATGGTAGTTTTTTAATTAAAGGAAGAGAAAAATCAGTTCTTATAAATCCTTTTAAGGCTATTGGTTGTGCGAGTGATTTAAATGAGCCAAAAGACATCAATGCTGATTTTATTTTAGCTAGTTCAAAACTAGCTGATGAAGGATATAATCCAAATGATCAATTGATGTTTGTAGAACCTGGAGTTTATAAATTCGAAGATATATTATTAAATGGAATTGAGGTTCCTCATGACAGAGTTGGGGGAAGAAGGTTCGGTATGGCTACGGTCTGGAGTTGGGAGCAGAATAATTTAAAAATAGTCCACATGGGTGGAGCTGCTGGTGAAATGGATATAAATAGTCAAATTATTTTGTCCCGTCCAGATATTTTGTTTATTTCAATAGGAGGAGGATTAAAATCTTATAACGGAAGCGAGGCCTCAGATATAGTAAAAACATTAAAACCCTCAATTGTTGTTCCTGTTCATTTTAGGAGAGGTAAAAATATTAGTGATAATTGTGATTTTTCTAATGCTGACTTTTTTCTTGAAAATATGCAAGATTTTAGAATCAAATATCTTGGTAAAAGCTTTGAAATAAATTCAAAAAGAATTGATAAAAATACTATTTATATTTTCAAAGATTAA
- the argS gene encoding arginine--tRNA ligase: protein MQTIFKELTKSFEETLLESLIKNEKKEEFEKIRKNLINQASKEEFGDYQCNICLVLSKIYKSNPREIAIAFIETLKENKKISNLCENLEIAGPGFINIKLKNKVLIEAIKSNIKCPRAGVPLSHKNNIYSKKKVIVDFSSPNIAKEMHVGHLRSTIIGDSISKIFEFRGYIVLRLNHIGDWGTQFGMLITQLKDLYSSDLKEIDRIKISDLVEFYKASKKRFDNETEFQKRSREEVVQLQSGDKKSIEAWKLLCNQSRKEFDQIYKTLNIKIKERGESFYNPFLKSIIEDLNYKKILIEDQGAKCVFLDGMTNKEGNPLPLIIQKKDGGFNYATTDLAALRYRFTKEPYGDNAARIIYVTDHGQSNHFAGVFQVAKRANWIPKDCEVNHVPFGLVQGIDGKKLKTREGDTIKLKDLLSESVKRAKEDLLKRLENESRFENDDFVLNTSKVIGIGAVKYADLSQNRITNYQFSFEKMLSLNGNTAPYLLYTLVRISGINRKNNMTEEAINLESISYSHDLEWKLIRKLLKFDEVIISIEKDLMPNRLCNYLFELCKTFNRFYDQVPILKGEIDTKISRLTLCALTEKTLKLSLELLGIETLERM from the coding sequence ATGCAGACAATTTTTAAAGAATTAACTAAAAGCTTTGAAGAAACCCTTCTAGAAAGTCTTATAAAAAATGAAAAGAAAGAAGAATTTGAAAAAATACGTAAAAATCTAATTAATCAAGCATCTAAAGAGGAGTTTGGTGATTATCAATGTAATATATGTCTGGTTTTATCTAAGATTTATAAAAGTAACCCTAGAGAAATTGCTATTGCATTTATTGAGACCCTCAAAGAAAATAAAAAGATATCTAATTTGTGTGAAAATTTAGAAATTGCGGGACCAGGTTTTATAAATATAAAATTAAAAAATAAAGTTTTGATTGAAGCAATAAAATCTAATATTAAATGCCCTAGAGCAGGTGTTCCTTTATCCCATAAAAATAATATTTATTCCAAAAAAAAAGTTATCGTAGATTTTTCAAGTCCTAATATTGCTAAAGAAATGCATGTGGGTCATCTAAGATCAACAATTATAGGAGATTCGATCTCAAAAATTTTCGAATTTAGAGGATATATCGTTTTAAGACTAAATCACATTGGAGATTGGGGTACACAATTTGGAATGCTTATTACACAGCTTAAAGATTTATATTCAAGTGATCTTAAAGAAATCGATAGAATAAAAATTAGTGATTTAGTTGAATTCTATAAAGCTTCAAAAAAAAGATTTGATAATGAAACAGAATTTCAAAAGAGATCAAGAGAAGAGGTTGTTCAATTACAAAGTGGAGATAAAAAATCAATTGAAGCATGGAAATTATTATGTAATCAATCAAGAAAAGAGTTTGATCAAATCTATAAAACATTGAACATAAAAATTAAGGAAAGAGGAGAATCCTTTTATAATCCGTTTTTAAAATCAATAATTGAGGATTTAAATTACAAGAAAATTTTAATAGAAGATCAAGGCGCAAAATGTGTTTTTCTTGATGGCATGACTAATAAAGAAGGTAATCCATTACCACTTATTATTCAGAAAAAAGACGGTGGGTTCAATTATGCAACTACTGATCTTGCTGCTCTAAGATATCGATTTACTAAGGAACCTTATGGCGATAATGCAGCTAGAATTATTTATGTAACAGATCATGGACAATCCAATCATTTTGCAGGAGTTTTTCAAGTTGCAAAAAGAGCTAATTGGATCCCTAAAGATTGTGAAGTAAATCACGTCCCATTTGGGCTAGTACAAGGAATTGATGGCAAAAAACTTAAAACAAGAGAGGGAGATACCATAAAACTCAAAGATTTATTATCAGAGTCAGTTAAAAGAGCAAAAGAAGATCTATTAAAAAGATTAGAGAACGAAAGTCGTTTTGAAAATGATGATTTTGTTTTAAATACTTCAAAAGTTATTGGAATCGGAGCAGTAAAATATGCTGATTTAAGCCAAAATAGAATCACAAATTATCAATTTAGTTTTGAAAAAATGCTTTCTCTTAATGGAAATACGGCGCCTTATCTTTTGTATACACTTGTAAGAATTTCAGGAATTAATAGAAAAAATAATATGACTGAAGAGGCAATAAATTTGGAATCTATTTCCTATAGCCATGATTTAGAGTGGAAGCTTATAAGGAAATTACTTAAATTTGATGAAGTTATTATTTCGATAGAAAAAGACTTAATGCCAAATAGACTATGTAATTATCTGTTTGAATTATGTAAGACTTTTAATAGATTTTATGATCAAGTTCCTATTCTTAAGGGAGAAATAGATACAAAGATTTCAAGACTTACATTATGTGCTTTAACTGAAAAGACTTTAAAATTAAGTTTAGAGCTTCTTGGAATTGAAACCTTAGAGAGAATGTAA
- a CDS encoding pyridoxal phosphate-dependent aminotransferase: protein MNEFDQINNLSPLPRKEIINMQSYSAPLENRRNLLRLDFNENTLGPSQRVYEAIKDINLNQISIYPEYNLLKKFVSNHYYESRQFDSEEIGLFNGADAAINAIFNSFGDRDEIFLTTNPTFGYYSPCSEIQGMRKITCAYEGENFLFPIKRFKEKIIKYKPKLIFICNPNNPTGTVVSAQEIIKLANLNKNSLIVVDELYEKFNGDSLLPVIDFKKIKNIVVIQSLSKTAGLAGLRIGFAFGHKSIMQYINKVTGPYDVNSFAVTAALAALNDKSYIDDYVSEVKKARVLIEKKFESIAIRKHFGGGNYFLIWPKKNPEILTRQMREKGILIREMKNKKDIENSIRVSIGTQEQMSLFWSTYKKLDLNN from the coding sequence ATGAATGAATTTGATCAAATAAATAATCTTTCACCTCTCCCAAGAAAGGAAATAATAAATATGCAATCTTATTCTGCACCTTTAGAAAACAGAAGAAATTTATTGCGTTTAGATTTTAACGAAAATACTTTAGGTCCCAGTCAAAGAGTATATGAAGCTATCAAAGATATTAATTTAAATCAAATTTCAATCTATCCAGAATATAACTTATTAAAAAAATTTGTATCGAATCACTATTATGAATCAAGGCAATTTGACTCTGAAGAGATAGGTTTGTTTAATGGAGCTGATGCTGCAATAAATGCGATATTTAATTCTTTTGGCGACAGGGATGAAATTTTTCTGACCACTAATCCGACTTTTGGTTATTATTCTCCTTGTTCTGAAATACAAGGTATGAGAAAAATAACTTGTGCCTACGAAGGAGAAAACTTTCTATTCCCAATAAAGCGATTTAAAGAAAAAATTATTAAATATAAACCTAAATTAATATTTATTTGTAATCCAAATAATCCTACTGGTACTGTTGTAAGTGCTCAAGAAATAATTAAATTAGCAAATTTGAATAAAAATTCATTAATTGTCGTTGATGAACTTTATGAGAAATTTAATGGAGATAGTCTTCTTCCAGTAATAGACTTTAAAAAAATTAAAAATATAGTTGTTATTCAATCCCTTTCAAAAACTGCTGGTTTAGCTGGTTTAAGAATTGGCTTTGCTTTCGGACATAAAAGCATAATGCAATATATCAATAAAGTGACAGGGCCTTACGATGTGAATAGTTTTGCTGTTACTGCTGCACTAGCTGCTCTAAATGATAAATCTTATATAGATGATTATGTTTCTGAAGTAAAAAAAGCGAGAGTATTAATTGAAAAGAAATTTGAATCCATAGCAATTAGGAAACATTTTGGTGGAGGAAATTATTTTTTAATTTGGCCAAAAAAAAATCCCGAAATTTTGACAAGGCAAATGAGAGAAAAGGGTATCTTAATAAGAGAGATGAAAAACAAAAAAGATATTGAGAATTCTATAAGGGTTAGTATAGGAACTCAAGAACAAATGAGTCTTTTCTGGAGTACTTATAAAAAATTAGATCTTAATAATTAA
- the nadC gene encoding carboxylating nicotinate-nucleotide diphosphorylase gives MDLYSPNISRIIDGWIEEDIGKGDLTASAITKKIGKAHWIAKEEGIFCGVGIIKEILKKIDEKIEYNFFINDGEKFLKYQKLLELNGPSRSLLASERISLNISMHLSGISTYTKNIVDVLKGTNINLADTRKTTPGLRIFEKYAFKCGGGINHRMGLYDAAMIKENHIAWTDNLKNAVEKIRLNTPFTTHIIIEAEDMKQAKDAVLAGADSILLDEFNPELLKEGIKELRQLSTNNSIRTIRNDLIIEVSGINPINISNYLIDGIDLISTSSSITKSNWIDFSMRYIN, from the coding sequence GTGGATTTATACTCTCCAAATATTTCTAGAATTATTGATGGTTGGATTGAAGAAGATATCGGTAAAGGTGATCTTACAGCTTCTGCTATTACCAAAAAAATAGGAAAAGCCCATTGGATAGCAAAAGAGGAAGGAATATTTTGTGGTGTTGGAATAATAAAAGAAATTTTAAAAAAAATTGACGAAAAGATAGAGTACAATTTTTTTATTAATGATGGTGAAAAATTTTTGAAGTATCAAAAGCTTCTTGAACTAAATGGCCCTTCAAGAAGTCTTTTAGCAAGCGAAAGAATAAGTCTCAATATCTCAATGCATTTATCGGGAATCTCAACTTATACAAAAAATATTGTAGATGTTCTGAAAGGTACAAATATAAATTTAGCAGATACAAGAAAAACTACTCCTGGTTTAAGAATATTTGAAAAGTATGCTTTTAAATGTGGTGGTGGTATTAATCATAGAATGGGATTATATGATGCTGCAATGATTAAAGAAAACCATATTGCATGGACTGATAACTTGAAAAATGCAGTTGAAAAAATTAGATTAAATACTCCCTTTACAACTCATATTATTATTGAAGCAGAAGATATGAAGCAAGCAAAAGATGCAGTTTTAGCAGGTGCAGATAGTATTTTGTTAGATGAATTTAATCCTGAATTACTTAAAGAAGGCATTAAAGAATTAAGACAGTTATCAACAAATAACTCTATTAGAACAATTAGGAATGATTTAATCATAGAGGTATCTGGAATTAATCCAATAAACATTAGTAACTATTTAATTGATGGAATTGATTTGATTTCAACAAGTTCTTCAATTACTAAAAGTAATTGGATTGATTTTAGTATGCGTTATATTAATTAA
- a CDS encoding ABC transporter ATP-binding protein, with product MKINKSKILEIRNLNVKYGPYQKSTIKNFKLDLFKGDHLAIIGPSGCGKTTFAKTIVNMLPEGSITQGFIKISGEDLTKIDKKQIQLFRRNNFGFIYQDSIKKLNPLMTVGDHLKELFKTHFQNYPPLIIKDLVEENFRKVGIDIERLDSFPHQFSGGMRQRVSIAMALALKPKILIADEPSTSLDSKTSFEVMNQILCLCEKSGTTLVLISHDINLAAKWCKKVVIMDQGSIQEQGNIKEVFKSPKSKIGDKLVNAANISLKPRKIITSINDVVLEVNNLRHWYKLNSSIFQPKWNKALKEVSFKLYRNEVLGIVGSSGSGKSTLCRALIGLLKVRGGEIKVYERNLELHKKKSNNFKNIQIVFQDPFSSLNPKMKIKNILKDIFLIQKISNNYQIKNEIKLILKNLNLPSDSEFLNSYPNQLSGGQLQRISIARSLLLKPKILICDESVNMLDAYVKVEILDLLRKIQEKMDLTIIFITHDLGIAKKFCNRLLVMNYGQIIEEGDSVTVFSNPKNNVTKALVNSSLNLN from the coding sequence ATGAAAATAAATAAAAGCAAAATTCTTGAAATAAGGAATCTAAATGTCAAATATGGTCCTTATCAGAAATCTACCATAAAAAATTTTAAATTAGATCTATTTAAAGGAGATCACTTAGCAATTATAGGTCCTTCTGGATGTGGTAAAACAACATTTGCAAAAACAATTGTAAATATGCTTCCTGAAGGTTCAATTACTCAAGGATTTATAAAAATATCTGGAGAAGATCTTACTAAAATTGATAAAAAACAAATTCAATTATTTAGAAGAAATAATTTTGGATTTATTTATCAAGATTCCATAAAAAAACTTAATCCTTTAATGACAGTTGGAGATCATTTAAAAGAATTATTCAAAACACACTTTCAAAACTATCCTCCTTTAATTATTAAAGATTTAGTAGAAGAAAATTTTAGAAAAGTAGGAATAGATATTGAAAGATTAGATTCATTTCCTCATCAATTTAGTGGGGGAATGAGACAAAGAGTTTCAATTGCAATGGCTTTAGCTTTGAAACCTAAAATATTAATAGCAGATGAACCTTCAACCAGTCTGGATTCTAAGACTAGTTTTGAAGTAATGAATCAAATTCTTTGTTTATGTGAGAAATCTGGAACCACTTTGGTTTTGATTAGTCATGACATTAATCTTGCAGCAAAGTGGTGTAAAAAAGTTGTGATAATGGATCAAGGATCAATTCAGGAGCAAGGAAATATAAAAGAAGTTTTCAAATCGCCTAAATCAAAAATTGGAGACAAATTGGTAAATGCAGCAAATATATCTTTGAAGCCAAGAAAAATAATTACCTCTATAAATGATGTTGTTTTAGAGGTTAATAATTTAAGACACTGGTATAAATTAAATTCTTCAATTTTCCAACCCAAATGGAATAAGGCTTTAAAAGAAGTTAGTTTTAAATTGTATCGAAATGAAGTCCTTGGAATTGTTGGATCTTCTGGGAGCGGAAAAAGTACTTTATGTAGAGCTTTAATAGGACTCTTGAAGGTGAGAGGAGGTGAAATAAAAGTTTATGAAAGAAATTTAGAATTACATAAAAAAAAGTCTAATAATTTTAAAAATATACAAATAGTTTTCCAAGATCCTTTTTCAAGTTTGAATCCAAAAATGAAAATTAAAAATATTTTGAAGGATATATTTTTAATTCAAAAAATATCTAATAATTATCAAATTAAAAATGAGATTAAACTAATTTTGAAAAATTTAAATCTACCTTCAGATTCTGAATTCTTAAACTCCTACCCCAATCAATTATCTGGCGGTCAATTACAAAGAATTTCAATTGCAAGATCATTATTACTTAAACCAAAAATTCTCATCTGCGATGAAAGTGTAAATATGTTAGATGCATATGTAAAAGTTGAGATACTTGATTTACTTAGAAAGATACAAGAAAAAATGGATTTAACTATAATTTTCATTACTCATGATTTAGGAATTGCAAAGAAATTTTGTAATAGATTATTAGTTATGAATTATGGACAGATTATTGAAGAAGGCGATTCAGTTACAGTTTTTTCTAATCCTAAGAATAATGTTACAAAAGCTTTAGTAAATAGCTCCTTAAACCTTAATTGA
- a CDS encoding RelA/SpoT family protein yields the protein MAEATANSKEKNEIKVSTIILPENKNYESESLKYEINIPNWLLEIIQNYEVSNKKNNSNQDLIVKAFKLAYEAHNGQLRASGEPYIIHPLAVADLLKEIGASSSVVAAGLLHDVVEDTGIALSEIEVNFGLEVKVLVEGVTKLGGIHFNNRTEAQAENLRKMFLAMASDIRVVLVKLADRLHNMRTIQWLNEERKERIARETREIYAPLANRLGINRFKWELEDLAFKFLEPEEYKNLKDQIAVKRSDREKRLNVTLNLMKENLVSSGLVNFEITGRPKHLYGIWSKMERQQKQFGEIYDVAALRIIVSNTDSCYKALAVVHDTFRPIPGRFKDYIGLPKPNGYQSLHTSVIGRHRPIEVQIRTSSMHQIAEFGIAAHWQYKEGGSPASSNAERFNWLRQLVEWQQEGNEKDHNDYLASIKEDLFDEEVFVITPKGDVVGLRKGSTAIDFAYRIHSEIGNHCNGIRINEKLSPLSTSLQNGDFIEILTNTNSTPSLDWLNFVVTPTAKNRIRQWYKKSHRDETIKRGKDLLEKEIGRNGFESLISSDAMKKVAHRCNLKSTEDLLASLGFGGLTLHQVLNRLREEIKIQTEEIKNESNEELARSLINKNNSIATKSHATNKSPITGVEGLDYRIGKCCSPLPGEEIIGTVSLGNHGITIHRRDCENVIPIPIERRLPVAWNQENKILDNKFPIQLRIEVIDRVGVLKDILMRLSDKGINVSDANVKTAFGKPAIINLCVGLESYSQLHKTIDQIKSMADVLDIARVGIS from the coding sequence ATGGCTGAGGCGACGGCGAATTCAAAAGAAAAAAATGAAATTAAAGTTTCAACAATCATTTTGCCTGAAAATAAAAATTATGAAAGTGAATCTTTGAAGTATGAGATAAATATTCCTAATTGGCTTCTTGAGATTATTCAAAACTATGAAGTATCAAATAAAAAAAATAATTCGAATCAAGATCTTATAGTAAAAGCTTTCAAACTTGCTTATGAAGCTCATAATGGGCAACTTCGGGCAAGTGGAGAGCCATATATAATCCATCCTTTAGCTGTTGCAGATCTGCTTAAAGAAATTGGTGCAAGTTCATCAGTTGTAGCTGCCGGCCTATTACATGATGTTGTTGAAGACACCGGAATTGCTCTTTCAGAGATAGAAGTTAATTTCGGCTTAGAAGTAAAAGTACTTGTAGAAGGTGTAACTAAATTAGGAGGTATTCATTTTAATAATAGAACTGAAGCACAGGCTGAAAATCTTAGAAAAATGTTCTTAGCTATGGCAAGCGACATAAGGGTTGTTTTAGTTAAACTTGCAGATCGACTACATAATATGAGAACAATTCAATGGCTTAATGAAGAGAGAAAAGAGAGAATTGCAAGAGAAACGAGAGAAATATATGCTCCTTTAGCAAATAGGTTAGGAATAAATAGATTTAAATGGGAATTAGAAGATCTAGCTTTTAAATTTCTTGAACCTGAAGAATATAAAAATTTAAAAGATCAAATTGCCGTTAAAAGAAGTGATAGAGAAAAAAGGTTAAACGTTACCTTAAATTTGATGAAGGAAAACTTAGTCTCTTCAGGTTTAGTAAATTTTGAAATTACGGGAAGACCAAAACATCTCTATGGTATTTGGAGCAAAATGGAAAGACAACAAAAACAATTTGGCGAGATTTATGACGTTGCTGCTTTAAGAATTATTGTTAGCAATACAGATAGCTGTTATAAAGCTTTAGCAGTCGTTCATGATACTTTTAGGCCAATTCCTGGAAGATTTAAAGATTATATAGGTTTACCAAAACCAAATGGTTACCAGTCCTTGCATACCTCTGTGATCGGCAGACATAGGCCTATTGAAGTTCAAATAAGAACGAGTTCAATGCATCAAATTGCAGAATTCGGAATAGCTGCACATTGGCAATATAAAGAAGGAGGTTCACCTGCATCTAGTAATGCAGAAAGATTTAATTGGCTTAGACAATTAGTAGAGTGGCAACAAGAAGGTAATGAGAAAGACCATAATGACTATTTAGCCTCTATAAAAGAAGATTTATTCGATGAAGAGGTATTTGTGATTACACCAAAAGGAGATGTTGTTGGCCTAAGGAAAGGATCTACTGCAATCGATTTTGCTTACAGAATACATTCAGAAATAGGCAATCATTGTAATGGTATAAGAATAAATGAGAAGCTATCTCCTCTATCTACATCATTGCAAAATGGCGACTTTATCGAAATCTTAACTAATACTAATTCAACTCCAAGCTTAGATTGGTTGAATTTTGTAGTTACTCCAACCGCAAAAAATAGAATTCGGCAGTGGTACAAAAAAAGCCATAGAGATGAAACTATTAAAAGAGGAAAAGATCTGCTTGAAAAAGAAATAGGTCGTAATGGATTTGAATCATTAATTTCAAGTGATGCTATGAAAAAAGTTGCACATCGATGTAATTTAAAGTCTACGGAAGATCTACTAGCATCATTAGGATTTGGGGGCTTAACTTTACATCAAGTATTGAATAGATTAAGAGAAGAGATTAAAATACAGACAGAAGAAATTAAAAATGAATCTAACGAAGAATTAGCAAGATCTCTCATAAATAAAAATAATTCAATAGCAACCAAATCTCATGCAACTAATAAATCACCAATCACTGGGGTCGAAGGCTTAGATTATAGAATCGGAAAATGCTGCAGTCCACTTCCTGGGGAAGAAATAATTGGAACTGTCTCTCTAGGTAATCACGGTATCACTATTCATAGACGAGATTGTGAGAATGTTATCCCAATACCAATAGAGAGAAGATTACCTGTTGCATGGAACCAAGAGAATAAGATTCTTGACAATAAGTTCCCAATTCAACTGAGAATAGAAGTTATAGATAGAGTAGGCGTCCTAAAAGATATTCTTATGAGATTATCTGATAAAGGAATAAATGTTAGCGATGCAAATGTAAAAACCGCTTTTGGTAAACCTGCAATAATTAATTTATGTGTTGGTCTAGAAAGTTATAGTCAACTCCACAAAACTATTGATCAAATTAAATCAATGGCTGATGTTTTAGATATTGCACGGGTAGGAATAAGTTAA
- a CDS encoding DUF2062 domain-containing protein, with protein MKLIKNLQYKKILSLFLKQDGTPFFNAKGVAVGVFCGCFPFFGFQTLLGLFLARVAKGNLFLAAIGTWISNPFTYVPLYFFNYKVGSFLLKNSPDIVFDKNLMIEELWEKGSVFSLRLILGSALVGFLLASISGIIVFLLYKRKIKKTAS; from the coding sequence ATGAAGCTGATAAAGAATCTTCAATATAAAAAAATTCTATCATTATTTCTGAAACAAGATGGTACTCCCTTTTTTAATGCAAAGGGAGTAGCTGTTGGGGTCTTTTGTGGATGCTTTCCTTTCTTTGGTTTTCAAACTTTATTAGGATTATTTTTAGCAAGAGTTGCGAAAGGAAATCTTTTTCTTGCTGCTATTGGTACTTGGATAAGTAATCCATTTACTTATGTACCCCTATATTTTTTCAATTATAAAGTTGGTTCATTTTTGCTAAAAAACTCACCAGATATTGTTTTTGATAAAAATTTAATGATTGAAGAATTATGGGAAAAAGGAAGTGTTTTTTCATTAAGGTTAATTTTGGGTTCAGCATTAGTTGGATTTTTATTAGCTTCTATTTCAGGAATTATTGTTTTTTTGCTGTATAAAAGAAAAATAAAAAAAACAGCATCTTAA